One part of the Ziziphus jujuba cultivar Dongzao chromosome 2, ASM3175591v1 genome encodes these proteins:
- the LOC125422785 gene encoding pentatricopeptide repeat-containing protein At3g13880: MMLEKTKAKTPNILFNNPIEFIDPVIFRTQPKNSSTSLPRIITPSSNYSDPRPSFLNLDSVTYTRLFQFSTKTGFLNHGKLAHAHMVKTNHRPCVFLLNNLLYMYCKCDELDTARKLLDRMPKRNVVSYNSLISGYTKMGSFDNVMSLFNEGRVAGLKLDKFTYAGALSVCGQTGEIEVGKLIHGLIVVGGLASQIFLTNALIDMYSKCGNVDRARLLFENFDQLDGVSWNSMISGYVQSGAIKEMLSLLVKMHQDGLSLTTYTLGSVLKACSAKLDNSEPYGKMLHSCIVKLGFDLDFVVCTALLDMYAKTGELNDAVQIFKIVPNRNVVMYNAMISALLLDEAISSQHANEAFNLLRKMQMEGMKPSKFTFASMLKACNAVEAFEYGKQIQGQICKNNLQEDEFIGSALIDLYSSFGSIEDGRRCFNLLPKLDIVSWTSMIVGYVQNGKFESAFTLFYELLAAGSKPDEFLISSMLSACADLAAARSGEQIQGFAIKNGIEKFTMVQNSQICMYAKSGDIDSANLTFKQIESPDVVSWSVMICSHAQHGCARQALELFESMEDCGITPNHITFIGVLTACSHGGLVKEGLRYLERMKKDYGMTCSVKHCTCVVDLLGRAGQLVDAENFILTSDFKDNPVMWRALLSACRIYKDSTIAKRIADRVIELEPHAAASYVLLYNTYTDAGIDLPATEIRELMKDRGVKKEPGLSWIEVGSKVHTFVVGDKSHPMNELIYARLEAMLAKIKTNEGLFSNTESGQKDNKLVNNHSEKLAVTFGIISLPKSAPVRVMKNLRVCSDCHTTMKLFSKLERREIILRDPFRFHHFKEGDCSCRDYW; the protein is encoded by the exons ATGATGCTTGAGAAAACGAAAGCAAAAACACCCAACATTCTCTTCAACAACCCCATTGAATTTATTGATCCTGTCATTTTCAGAACACAACCCAAGAATTCTTCTACTTCTTTGCCTCGTATCATAACTCCCTCATCAAATTATTCTGACCCACGTCCTTCATTCTTGAACCTTGACTCTGTAACTTATACAAGGCTGTTCCAATTCTCTACCAAAACTGGGTTTCTGAATCATGGGAAGCTTGCGCATGCCCATATGGTCAAAACTAATCATAGACCCTGTGTGTTCCTGTTAAATAATCTTCTCTATATGTACTGCAAGTGTGATGAATTGGACACTGCTAGGAAACTGCTCGACAGAATGCCTAAACGAAATGTTGTATCGTACAATTCTTTAATTTCTGGTTATACCAAAATGGGTTCGTTTGATAATGTAATGAGCTTGTTTAATGAAGGGAGAGTGGCTGGTTTGAAGCTTGATAAGTTTACTTATGCAGGTGCTCTCAGTGTTTGTGGTCAAACCGGAGAGATTGAAGTGGGTAAGCTGATTCATGGACTAATCGTTGTTGGTGGGTTGGCTTCCCAGATCTTTCTGACCAATGCCCTTATTGATATGTATTCGAAGTGTGGAAACGTTGATCGTGCAAGGCTgttatttgagaattttgatcAGTTAGATGGTGTTTCATGGAACTCCATGATTTCTGGTTATGTTCAAAGTGGTGCCATCAAGGAAATGTTGAGTCTACTGGTGAAAATGCATCAAGATGGTTTGAGCTTAACTACTTATACATTAGGAAGTGTCTTAAAAGCATGTTCTGCAAAATTGGATAATTCAGAACCATATGGAAAAATGCTTCATAGCTGCATTGTCAAACTGGGATTCGATTTGGATTTTGTTGTATGCACCGCATTGCTTGATATGTATGCAAAGACTGGTGAGTTAAATGATGCAGTCCAGATTTTCAAGATTGTACCCAATAGAAATGTTGTGATGTATAATGCCATGATTAGTGCACTCCTCCTAGATGAGGCTATTTCCAGTCAACATGCAAATGAAGCCTTCAATCTTTTGAGAAAGATGCAGATGGAAGGGATGAAGCCCTCAAAATTCACATTTGCAAGTATGCTTAAAGCTTGTAATGCTGTTGAAGCTTTTGAATATGGAAAGCAAATACAAGGTCAAATCTGTAAGAATAACCTTCAGGAGGATGAGTTTATTGGGAGTGCACTTATTGATTTGTATTCTTCCTTTGGTTCAATTGAGGATGGGAGGAGATGTTTTAACCTATTACCTAAACTAGACATCGTCTCGTGGACATCAATGATTGTGGGTTATGTTCAAAATGGGAAATTTGAAAGTGCATTCACCCTTTTCTATGAGCTGCTGGCAGCTGGAAGTAAACCAGATGAATTCTTAATATCAAGCATGTTGAGTGCATGTGCTGATTTAGCTGCAGCAAGATCCGGAGAGCAGATTCAGGGGTTTGCAATAAAAAATGGCATTGAGAAATTCACTATGgttcaaaattcacaaatatgcATGTATGCGAAATCTGGGGACATAGATTCGGCTAATTTGACCTTCAAACAGATAGAGAGTCCTGATGTTGTCTCCTGGTCTGTGATGATCTGTAGCCATGCACAACATGGATGTGCAAGGCAAGCTTTGGAACTTTTTGAGTCCATGGAAGATTGTGGAATCACTCCTAACCACATTACATTCATCGGAGTTTTGACTGCTTGTAGTCATGGAGGACTTGTGAAAGAAGGATTAAG ATACTTGGAAAGGATGAAGAAAGATTATGGAATGACATGCAGTGTAAAGCACTGCACCTGCGTGGTTGACCTGCTAGGTCGTGCTGGTCAATTAGTAGAtgctgaaaattttattttgacatcAGATTTCAAGGATAATCCTGTTATGTGGAGAGCCTTGTTGAGTGCATGCAGGATTTATAAGGACTCTACAATAGCAAAGCGCATAGCAGACAGAGTAATTGAGCTTGAACCTCATGCAGCTGCATCTTATGTGCTTCTATACAACACCTACACTGATGCTGGAATAGATTTACCTGCCACAGAAATCAGAGAATTGATGAAGGATAGAGGAGTTAAGAAGGAACCTGGTCTAAGTTGGATAGAGGTAGGAAGTAAAGTTCATACGTTTGTGGTTGGTGATAAATCTCATCCaatgaatgaattaatttaCGCCCGGTTAGAAGCAATGCTTGCTAAGATAAAGACTAATGAAGGGCTTTTTTCCAATACTGAATCTGGACAGAAAGACAACAAATTGGTAAACAACCATAGTGAAAAGCTAGCTGTGACTTTTGGGATAATAAGTTTACCAAAATCCGCACCAGTGAGAGTGATGAAGAACTTAAGAGTCTGCTCTGATTGTCATACAACAATGAAGCTCTTCTCAAAATTGGAAAGGAGAGAAATAATTCTTAGAGATCCTTTTCGTTTCCATCACTTCAAAGAGGGTGATTGTTCTTGTAGGGATTACTGGTAG
- the LOC107419332 gene encoding LOW QUALITY PROTEIN: mitogen-activated protein kinase kinase 9 (The sequence of the model RefSeq protein was modified relative to this genomic sequence to represent the inferred CDS: substituted 1 base at 1 genomic stop codon) codes for MALLGERRRKINLNLSIGLPELAFDKRSRFDHSAVSAVAATTTVITTRLLSSSSSSSSSSITISEIDFEKIQVLGHGNSGTVYKVCHKATSNDYALKVVHGDSNPEVQRHLLREIDILRRTDSPXVVRCHAVFEKPSGDVSFLMEYMDCGSLESQLKSQGTMSESKIAIVARQVTKGLHYLHSKQIVHRDIKPANLLVNSKMEVKIADFRVSKIMGPTLDACNSFVGTRAYMSPERFDPDKYGDGSGSYDGYAGDIWRLGVTLMELYMGHFPLLPTGQRPDWPALMCAICFGEVPRLPEIVSEEFRSFVDCCLLKDSTKRWTAAQLLTHPFLSQDSIPYV; via the coding sequence ATGGCTCTCCTTGGTGAACGTCGACGCAAAATCAACCTAAACCTCTCCATCGGTTTGCCGGAACTTGCTTTCGACAAACGAAGTCGTTTCGATCATTCCGCAGTTTCTGCTGTTGCTGCTACTACTACTGTGATCACTACCCGCTTGctctcctcctcttcttcttcttcttcgagtAGTATTACCATCTCTGAAATTGATTTCGAAAAGATTCAAGTTCTTGGCCATGGTAACAGCGGTACTGTCTACAAAGTCTGCCACAAAGCCACTTCAAACGACTATGCTCTCAAAGTCGTTCACGGCGACTCCAACCCTGAAGTACAACGCCATCTCTTACGAGAGATCGACATCCTCCGTCGTACGGACTCTCCTTAAGTCGTTCGCTGCCACGCTGTTTTCGAGAAACCCTCGGGCGACGTGTCGTTTCTCATGGAGTACATGGACTGCGGCTCCCTCGAAAGCCAGCTAAAAAGCCAAGGAACGATGTCCGAATCAAAGATTGCTATCGTGGCTCGCCAAGTCACCAAGGGACTGCACTACCTCCACTCCAAGCAGATCGTTCACAGGGATATCAAGCCGGCCAATCTTCTGGTAAATAGCAAGATGGAGGTCAAGATCGCAGATTTCAGAGTGAGTAAGATCATGGGTCCCACATTGGATGCATGCAACTCTTTTGTCGGAACCCGTGCTTACATGAGTCCGGAACGGTTCGACCCGGACAAGTATGGTGATGGTAGTGGAAGCTACGATGGGTATGCAGGAGACATATGGAGACTGGGTGTAACACTGATGGAGCTGTATATGGGTCACTTCCCTCTGTTGCCGACTGGTCAAAGACCCGACTGGCCTGCATTGATGTGTGCTATTTGTTTCGGAGAAGTCCCACGTTTGCCGGAGATCGTGTCAGAGGAGTTTCGGAGTTTCGTGGATTGTTGCTTGCTCAAAGACTCCACCAAAAGATGGACGGCTGCACAGTTATTGACCCACCCGTTCTTATCTCAAGATTCAATACCCTACGTTTAA
- the LOC107419372 gene encoding probable inactive receptor kinase At1g48480, whose translation METQMLQMVFLLLVVLLPGAKPDLGSDRAALLALRKAVGGRTLLWNATQISPCLWAGVKCENNRVTVLRLPGVALSGKIPTGIFGNLTGLRTLSLRLNALTGPLPSDLVSCTALRNLYLQGNLFSGEIPEILFSLHDLVRLNLASNNFSGEISESFNNLTRLRTLYLENNKLSGSIPALKLTNLDQFNVSHNLLNGSIPAKLQTFSSSSFLGNSLCGRPLDLLCPDDSGNAAKPPEEGEININNNGGHKKKLSGGAIAGIVIGSVLAFILILVIFIVLCRKKSNQKTRAVDIATVKHHPEVDIPGDKPAPEAEHGGGGGYSNGYSVAAAAAAAMVGNGKSEASNGGSAAGAGAKKLVFFGNAGARGFDLEDLLRASAEVLGKGTFGTAYKAVLEAGTVVAVKRLKDVTISDKEFKEKIEVVGAMDHENLVPLRAYYYSRDEKLLVYDYMPMGSLSALLHGNKGAGRTPLNWDMRSAIALGAARGLDYLHSQGPNISHGNIKSSNILLTKSYDARVSDFGLAHLVGPSSTPNRVAGYRAPEVTDPRKVSQKADVYSFGILLLELLTGKPPTHALLNEEGVDLPRWVQSIVKEEWTSEVFDLELLRYQNVEEEMVQLLQLAIDCAAQYPDKRPSMPEVTRRIEELRRSSIREYHDPQPDISNDADDISSRLS comes from the exons ATGGAGACCCAAATGCTTCAAATGGTGTTTCTTCTTCTGGTTGTTCTTCTTCCAGGAGCTAAACCAGATCTGGGTTCCGACCGAGCAGCTCTTCTGGCTCTGCGCAAAGCCGTTGGTGGTCGAACCCTCCTGTGGAATGCGACCCAGATAAGCCCTTGCTTGTGGGCCGGTGTCAAATGCGAGAACAACCGGGTCACCGTGCTTCGTCTTCCCGGAGTAGCCTTGTCGGGAAAAATTCCGACCGGCATTTTCGGAAATCTGACCGGATTGCGAACTCTCAGTCTTCGTCTCAATGCTCTCACCGGTCCTCTGCCTTCAGATCTCGTTTCCTGTACGGCTCTCCGGAATCTCTACTTGCAGGGAAACCTGTTTTCCGGCGAAATCCCGGAAATTCTGTTCAGCCTTCACGACCTCGTTCGCCTGAACTTGGCGTCCAACAATTTCTCCGGCGAGATCTCGGAGAGTTTCAACAACCTGACAAGGTTGAGAACTCTGTACCTGGAAAACAACAAGCTTTCCGGGTCGATTCCGGCTTTGAAGCTCACCAATCTCGATCAATTCAATGTCTCGCACAATCTGTTAAACGGGTCCATTCCTGCTAAGTTACAGACATTCTCTTCGAGTTCGTTTCTGGGTAATTCTCTGTGTGGTCGTCCACTTGATCTTCTTTGCCCCGATGATAGTGGGAATGCAGCTAAGCCCCCGGAAGAAGGGGAAATTAACATCAATAACAACGGTGGTCACAAGAAAAAATTGTCTGGCGGTGCCATTGCCGGGATTGTGATTGGATCCGTATTAGCTTTCATTCTGATCCTTGTGATTTTCATTGTTTTGTGCCGGAAGAAGAGCAATCAGAAAACAAGAGCTGTAGACATTGCGACGGTGAAGCATCATCCGGAGGTAGATATTCCTGGCGACAAACCGGCACCGGAGGCGGaacatggtggtggtggtggttacAGCAACGGGTATTCGGTGGCGGCGGCGGCTGCAGCGGCAATGGTGGGCAACGGGAAGAGTGAAGCCAGTAATGGTGGTAGTGCTGCTGGTGCCGGTGCTAAAAAATTGGTGTTTTTTGGTAATGCTGGGGCGAGAGGGTTTGATTTGGAGGATTTGTTGAGAGCTTCTGCGGAGGTTTTGGGGAAAGGAACGTTTGGAACTGCTTACAAGGCAGTTTTGGAGGCTGGGACTGTGGTGGCTGTGAAAAGGCTCAAGGATGTGACCATTTCTGATAAGGAATTCAAGGAGAAGATTGAAGTTGTGGGAGCAATGGATCATGAAAATTTGGTCCCCCTCAGGGCTTACTATTATAGCAGAGATGAAAAGCTTCTTGTCTATGATTACATGCCTATGGGAAGCTTATCTGCACTTTTGCATG GAAACAAAGGAGCAGGTAGGACTCCATTGAATTGGGACATGAGGTCTGCCATTGCTCTTGGAGCTGCTCGTGGCTTGGATTATCTGCACTCTCAGGGCCCCAATATCTCCCATGGAAACATCAAGTCGTCTAACATTCTCCTCACCAAATCCTATGATGCCCGGGTCTCTGATTTTGGTCTAGCACACCTTGTTGGGCCCTCCTCAACTCCCAACCGAGTTGCTGGCTACCGAGCACCAGAGGTGACCGATCCTCGCAAGGTGTCGCAGAAGGCCGATGTCTATAGCTTTGGCATATTGCTCTTGGAACTTTTGACTGGGAAGCCCCCGACTCATGCTCTCTTGAATGAGGAAGGGGTTGACCTTCCAAGATGGGTGCAGTCCATTGTTAAAGAGGAATGGACTTCTGAGGTTTTCGATCTCGAGCTCCTCAGATACCAGAATGTTGAGGAAGAGATGGTTCAACTTTTGCAGCTTGCAATAGATTGTGCAGCTCAATATCCTGATAAGCGCCCTTCAATGCCGGAAGTGACAAGGCGCATTGAGGAGCTACGTCGATCTAGCATTAGAGAATATCACGACCCCCAGCCGGATATTTCCAACGATGCAGATGATATTTCTTCCCGGTTGAGTTGA